In one Colletotrichum destructivum chromosome 2, complete sequence genomic region, the following are encoded:
- a CDS encoding Putative thiamine pyrophosphate enzyme, TPP-binding, thiamine pyrophosphate enzyme, central codes for MTDIRTKGLSQPVDVAEYLFRRLHEVGIRSVHGLPGDFNLVALDYLPGCGLKWVGNVNELNAGYAADGYARVKGMSAIITTFGVGELSAINALAGAYSEHIPVIHIVGCPSTVSQKNDMLLHHTLGNGDFNVFSNMSSQISCDVARLNNPAEIANQIDHALRECWIRSRPVYMMLPTDMVQRKVEGERLQTPIDLEEAINDPDREDYVVDVILRTLHAAKKPIMLIDACAIRHRVLPEVHALLDKTKIPVFVTPMGKGAVNETHPSYGGVYAGTASQPDVAERVESSDLILSVGGLKSDFNTAGFSYRTSQLNTIDFHSTQTRVRYSEYPGITMRGVLRKVIARLDPGQLSITASTGVIKRVPSPNSDPSQTITQAYLWLRVGNYLRENDIVVTETGTANFGIWDTKFPAGVTALSQVLWGSIGWSVGAAQGAALAAKDADQDRRTILFVGDGSFQLTAQEVTTMIRHGLNTTIFVICNDGYTIERFIHGMEAEYNDIVQWQYKELATVFGGTDKTVKKFIVKTKDELERLLTDNDFNNPTTLQFVELYLPKEDAPRALIMTAEASARNNARAE; via the exons ATGACTGACATCAGAACAAAGGGGCTGTCGCagcccgtcgacgtcgcTGAATATCTCTTCCGGAGACTCCACGAAGTTGGGATCCGCTCAGTTCACGGTCTTCCCGGCGACTTCAACCTCGTTGCTCTCGATTATCTCCCTGGGTGCGGTCTGAAGTGGGTTGGCAACGTCAACGAGCTCAATGCCG GCTATGCTGCCGATGGTTACGCTCGTGTCAAGGGCATGTcagccatcatcaccacttTCGGTGTTGGCGAGCTTTCGGCCATCAACGCCCTTGCCGGCGCCTACTCAGAACACATTCCCGTTATCCACATTGTCGGATGCCCGTCCACCGTCTCACAAAAGAATGACATGCTCTTGCATCACACTCTTGGCAACGGAGACTTCAACGTTTTCTCCAACATGAGCTCTCAGATCTCGTGCGATGTTGCCCGTCTCAACAATCCAGCTGAAATCGCCAACCAGATCGACCATGCTCTCAGAGAATGCTGGATCCGCAGTCGTCCTGTTTATATGATGCTTCCTACCGACATGGTCCAGAGGAAGGTGGAGGGCGAAAGACTGCAGACGCCCATCGACCTGGAAGAAGCAATCAATGATCCCGACAGAGAGGACTACGTTGTTGATGTCATTCTCAGGACGCTCCACGCCGCAAAGAAGCCCATCATGCTCATCGACGCTTGTGCCATCCGTCACCGCGTTCTGCCCGAGGTTCATGCACTCCTTGACAAGACCAAGATTCCTGTTTTCGTCACTCCCATGGGCAAGGGTGCCGTAAACGAGACACACCCCAGTTATGGCGGTGTCTACGCCGGGACCGCCTCGCAACCCGACGTTGCTGAGCGTGTAGAGTCTTCGGACTTGATTCTATCCGTCGGTGGTCTCAAG AGCGACTTCAACACGGCTGGATTCTCCTACCGGACATCACAACTCAACACCATTGACTTCCACAGCACGCAAACCAGGGTCCGCTACTCCGAATACCCCGGCATCACCATGCGGGGTGTCCTACGCAAGGTTATCGCTCGCCTTGACCCGGGCCAACTAAGTATTACCGCATCGACGGGGGTGATCAAGAGGGTGCCCAGCCCGAATTCGGATCCCTCACAAACCATCACTCAAGCCTATCTGTGGCTGAGGGTTGGCAACTACCTCCGCGAGAACGACATTGTGGTCACCGAGACCGGCACGGCAAACTTTGGCATCTGGGACACCAAGTTCCCCGCTGGTGTCACAGCTTTGAGCCAAGTATTATGGGGAAGCATCGGCTGGTCTGTCGGCGCAGCTCAAGGTGCTGCGCTTGCTGCCAAGGATGCAGACCAGGATCGGAGAACCATTCTCTTTGTGGGCGATGGCTCGTTCCAGCTCACGGCACAGGAGGTCACCACGATGATTCGCCACGGCTTGAACACAACAAT TTTCGTTATTTGCAACGACGGATATACCATTGAGCGTTTCATCCATGGAATGGAGGCCGAATATAACGACATCGTCCAGTGGCAGTACAAAGAGCTCGCGACCGTTTTCGGAGGCACTGACAAGACAGTCAAGAAGTTTATCGTCAAGACCAAGGATGAGCTGGAGAGGCTCCTGACCGACAACGACTTCAACAACCCCACGACGCTGCAGTTTGTCGAGCTCTATCTTCCCAAGGAGGATGCCCCAAGGGCACTCATCATGACTGCTGAGGCTAGTGCAAGGAACAATGCGAGGGCCGAGTAA
- a CDS encoding Putative ERV/ALR sulfhydryl oxidase domain, sulfhydryl oxidase ALR/ERV, whose amino-acid sequence MVDAERELQAGGASPAAATMTTTAMATTTPEPPKPLPKGMVLGPDGKPCRSCSSKSAFSSWASQINGSVKKGAPVSSGPANDCPPDVESLGRGTWQLLHSIAATYPEKPSSTQKEDLRGFMRLFSKLYPCWVCAEDFQSYMQKERLRVEGRSEFGDWLCQAHNEVNRKLGKKEFDCSKWEERWRTGWKDGSCD is encoded by the exons ATGGTCGACGCAGAGCGAGAACTCCAAGCGGGGGGGGCCTCTCCCGCAGCTGCAACAATGACTACGACAGCGatggcgacaacgacaccTGAGCCACCCAAGCCTTTGCCCAAGGGAATGGTCTTGGGTCCGGACGGCAAGCC GTGCCGATCTTGCTCATCCAAAAGCGCATTCTCCAGTTGGGCCTCTCAGATAAACGGTTCGGTAAAGAAGGGTGCACCAGTGTCATCGGGGCCTGCTAATGACTGCCCACCCGACGTCGAGAGCCTCGGGCGTGGCACCTGGCAGTTGCTGCACTCGATTGCTGCGACATACCCCGAGAAGCCCTCATCGACGCAGAAGGAGGACCTTCGAGGCTTCATGAGGCTGTTCTCAAAGCTGTACCCCTGCTGGGTGTGCGCCGAAGACTTCCAGTCATACATGCAAAAAGAAAGGCTACGGGTGGAGGGACGCAGCGAGTTTGGCGATTGGCTTTGTCAGGCACACAATGAGGTCAACCGCAAGCTAGGGAAGAAAGAATTCGACTGCAGTAAGTGGGAGGAGCGATGGCGCACCGGCTGGAAAGACGGCAGTTGCGACTAA
- a CDS encoding Putative tetrapyrrole biosynthesis, uroporphyrinogen III synthase, uroporphyrinogen-III synthase encodes MAQKSSSPLPAKVPVLLLKTKSAPGDSYEDLFTLENEGPAFEPEFVPVLHHTFQEPGMAAVRDALHRRRVNSGADASYGGLIFTSQRAVEAFSSVVAEKKGVDEKWPHLQDVPVYSVGPATTRALRSVSQEPPLQIFGEHTGNGDALAKFILEHYGQWYQGQSNKPPVLFLVGEQRRDIIPKTLMDANLPSDRRVQVDEVVVYGTGEMASFPHDFAKALEATEDRPARWVVVFSPTGCDSMLRGLGLLDESTGRAKRDGLQERKTFIATIGPTTRDYLRRTFGCEPDVCAEEPSPDGVKRGIIQFMKRHI; translated from the exons ATGGCCCAGAAATCCTCATCACCTTTACCGGCCAAGGTGCCAGTGCTTTTACTCAAGACAAAGTCTGCCCCGGGTGACTCGTATGAGGACCTCTTCACTCTCGAAAACGAAGGGCCGGCCTTCGAGCCGGAATTTGTCCCAGTCCTGCATCACACCTTCCAAGAGCCTGGCATGGCTGCAGTAAGGGATGCATTGCACCGTCGCAGGGTGAACAGTGGCGCAGATGCATCATACGGCGGCCTGATCTTTACATCGCAGCGAGCCGTCGAGGCGTTTTCGAGCGTGGttgcggagaagaagg GTGTCGACGAAAAGTGGCCTCATCTTCAGGACGTGCCGGTATACAGCGTCGGTCCGGCCACCACCCGAGCACTCAGGTCCGTCTCACAGGAGCCGCCGTTGCAGATTTTTGGCGAGCATaccggcaacggcgacgccctGGCCAAGTTCATACTGGAACACTACGGCCAATGGTATCAGGGCCAGTCAAACAAGCCTCCTGTGCtgttcctcgtcggcgagcagAGGCGGGATATCATTCCCAAGACCCTCATGGATGCGAATTTGCCGAGTGACCGGAGGGTCCAAGTGGATGAAGTCGTCGTATACGGAACGGGTGAGATGGCATCTTTCCCCCACGACTTTGCAAAAGCTCTCGAGGCCACCGAGGATCGGCCGGCGCGCTGGGTCGTCGTGTTCTCGCCGACAGGCTGCGACAGTATGCTGCGCGGTCTTGGGTTGCTGGATGAGTCTACAGGCAGGGCCAAGAGGGACGGGCTCCAGGAGCGCAAGACGTTCATTGCAACCATTGGTCCGACAACAAGAGACTATCTCAGACGCACGTTTGGCTGTGAGCCAGATGTTTGTGCCGAGGAACCAAGTCCAGACGGCGTCAAACGT